A window of Schistocerca serialis cubense isolate TAMUIC-IGC-003099 chromosome 1, iqSchSeri2.2, whole genome shotgun sequence genomic DNA:
actaattacagaatGCAGAGAGGCATTTATGCAATCTTCCTGCAATCAATgcatgaatggaataggaaggagCCCTAATAAACagtacaatgggaagtatcctctgccacgcacatAGCAGTGTTTTGGTAAAGAGACaggcaaaaagaaaataaataaaaccctACTTGTGATGGGGAGATCATGCTGTAACATGTATGGCTAAAGACAAGGAAAAGTGCTTTACATCAAGGGAGATCTACACTCTCATAATGTTTCCTGTGGACAATGGCACTTTCAAATAAGAATTCACAGTGTATACTAAAGCTGTAAAGTGTGTCAATGAAACTTTCAGCAACTGATTGGAGAAATTGAAAACTGCTGGTCAAAACTCAGGAAAATGAGTTCACTCAGGAAAATGAGTTCATTCATGAGACAATGTCTATCAATGATCATCTGGGACGCATATTCACTAAAGAAACTGAGTTAAGTTCTCACAAGACCAGCACTATTTGCAAGTTTATATGGTCGGAGGAAAAACATTATAGAGGTGCACAATAAACTCCAATGTCAGTTCATACAACTAATGAATTGTACAGCATATGATGCAATGCCCATAAAATTCCATCCAAACACAGTACTGATAAAATCTATTTAAACAATGTATAGATGCAAACAGATAAAAATCCACTTTTATTCCAATGCTTGTCTTTCTTCCTTTGCATATTTAATACATTTGGTTCTCTTACTCTACACACACCCACTTACTTGCATCCTTCCCCCTCTTGGTAAATTCAATATATCATTAACAGtgttaggaaaagatagattgctacttactgtaaagaagacacattaagttgcatacagacacaattaaaagacacttgcataaagcttttggccacagccttcatcagcaaaagagaaatgcTCACcagtcatacacacaagcaagcacacctcatgcacacatgaccgccaactccagcagcttgaGCCAGAATGCTGGGCAACCCAAGCTCCCGGTGTTTGTGGtgatgtgtgcatgagatgtgcttgtttgtgtgtatgaATGATGTGTGTTCCTCTTTTTAATGTTgaaagctgtggctgaaagctttatgtaggctctggccgaaagctttatgtaagtgtcttttaattatgcctgtctataacttaacatgtcttctttatcaTAAATAAGGACCTACCTTTtcctacacttacatctacactctacaaaccaccatgatgtgcatggtagagggtacatcctattgtaccagttattacagtttcttcctgttccattcatgtaaagAGTGCGGGGAGAATGATTGatcaaatgcctctgtgtgtgcagtaattattctaacctcaTTCTCACAATCCccgtgtgagcaatacataggaggTCATAACATATTCCTAGGagaatcatttaaagctggttcttgaatttctgttaataaactttctcgggacagtttatgtctatcttcaagagacttccatttcagttccttcagtgtctctgtgacactctcctatgtattaaacaaaactgtgaccataCGTGGGtgcccttctctgcatacattCTGGCACATGTCCCACATACTCTGGCAATATTCTATAAATGGTCGCacgagttatttgtaagcaatctcctttgtagactgattgcacttcccccagtattctacaaataaacctcCTTTATCCATGATTGGACCTatctgattgttccatttcatatcctcacaaagtattacacccagttatgctattgtataccatggaggttccctcccattatgaactattttactgggtacatatctatccagggcatggtcaactattcttttaaatttgagccagaATTCCTCTACATGCCCCTGCCCTGTGTTGAAGTTTCAAGTTCATTATCCAGTTTACTGAACacacatatttttttctgcttgttcTGGTTGTCCTTTGGTAATCATTGTAGCCACAACCATGTCTTGAtcattgataccagtttcaatgtggacatcctcaaagaggtcaggtctatttgttgccattagatccaacatatttcGATCTTGAGTGGGGTTCCCAACTAACTGTTCTAGATAATTTTCCTACATTGGTGATTTTCCTACTTGGACTTTCCTTTGTCAATATATCGCTAGTAACACATTACTTCACAAACATGACTTCTGTTAGGTTCCAAACACCACTCTCCAATCTTGCTATATTTTATAGTTTTGTTTTCAAACGGTGCAACACAAAAatactcatcactgaatatttctcCATTACATGGGTTTTCTCCTTATTCTTCATATAATAACTCTTAAGCATTCTGATTTGCATGCTTGTTTAGCATTTTTTTTGTCTGCTATATCCTCTATTAgtaacaaaaatttggaaacacctaACAGTGGAGCCCAGTAATACTGAGGTTTGTAAAGTAACTTTCAGACAAAGCTACTTATTTGCAAATTTATTTAAGAAACAGTTTTTTCCCTCATTCTTTGTTATCATCATCCCAGTCTCATTAAGTCTTTCAGCTGTTCACATTTATTGGAACAGCAACCTTTCTCCCAACTCATCAGCCATCTGATCGGATAAGTGTAACATCGAATACTTATTCAATGTGGTTCTTTCTAATGTGGTTGCATTCACTTTTAATAGCAGTTGTACAGTGTGAAGCAGTTGCATGTACTGAAGATCTTAAAACCTGCATAATAGTTCTGTATGCATAAGAAAATGGATAAGTTACATGGTTCTATAACTGAACTTAAACAACAAATGACAAATCACTGTTGATACATACCAGTGCACAGAATTATTTTACTCCTTGTCAAAAACTTAACTGTCTCACAAGTTTTAGATAAGCATTCATCTGACAAGAAAGGTGGATCAGCAACAATGACATCAAAATAATGCTGAAATGATTCTGGAATTTGTAATGGAGACTTGTAATCATAAAAAATATAGTCATCCCCATATAATGCAAATCGTCGATCATACTCAAACAGCTTCACTGCAAAAAGAAGAACACACACTTGAAGAACTGACAAAGTAGGTTAGTAGGAAGGCATAAATACTTTTAATtataaacaaaatagaaaaaaagtcacCAAACTAAGGCTATTTGGTGCAGCACTGACAAGAACGCTAACAGACAGTACGCAAAAACTAACTGGTTTTTGTACAACCAAAGCAAAACAAAAGACTAGAGCAAATATTTGAGAAAAATAAGGCAAAAAATTGAAATGGTGTCTGTAGAACTAACAAAGCTAGACATCCATTAGAAGCTAATATTTTGTGCATGTACCACTCACCTGGTGGCAATGTGGAGAGACTTTCTTCAACACGTTAACCGAAGTCCTGGAAAGGCTCTCAACCACCAAAACTAACATATTAATACTGGAAACGTGAATATTAACAAAGCTGTTAGTGTGAAACTAATAATGACTTCCTGAACATTTTGCACTCTTTAGGCTTGTCGTAAATAGTAAACATGCTTCtagggtaaaaaaaaaatttcagcatcAGTCTTAGACCCTCTACTTACAGAAACCAActgaaaaaattttaaagcatttgtaaaatattGTGGTTTATCATCACTGTCAGATTATAAAGATAAAGACAGGCTTGGTAAACCAACAAATTTGCATGCCTACAGAACTATCTTCTCAGAATGCAAAATACATACTTCTTCTGGGGCATCCGTGAAGTGTGTATGGAAAATAAGGGTGGTAACatatgagaattccactgttagatgcagGTGAGGGAAtgggtagatggaaagagtacactgaaggcctctatgattgGGGGGACCTGTCTGATTACATGattgaagaagaaagaggagtcggcAGGAAAGAGATAGGAGATCtagtattagaagcagaatttttagagagctttggatgacttaagatcagataaggcaaaagggatggataatattcaatgggaatttctaaaataattggggaagtggcaacaaaaagactattaatGTTGGAATGTATGAGACCGGCAATACTTCATCAAACATTTGGAAAAACATCactcacacaattctgaagatagcatgAGCTGTAAAGTGTGGGAATTATTGcccaatcagcttaactgctcatgcatccaagtgtctgaaaagaataatatacaaagtgtagaaaagaaaattgaggacctgttagatgatgatcagtttggcattaggaaaggcaaagccaccagagatgcagttctgatgttgcatttgataatggaaataagactgaagaaaaattaagacatgaTCATTGGAtttattgacctggaaaaagcagtcaacaatgtcaaatggtgcaagatgtttgaagttctaagaaaagaaaaatatgataagctatagaggaagacgggtaatacacaaaatgtataagaaccaaaggagaacaataaggctggatgaccaagaacaaagtgctcggaataAAGGGgtataagagagggatgtagtttttgtacctactgttcaatctgtacatcgaagatgcaatgatggaaataaaagaaaggttcatgaatgTGAttcaaattcaagatgaaaggatatcaatgataatatttgctgatgacattgctatcttcagtgaaagtgaagaagaattacaagatgtgctgaatggaatgagcagtctaatgagtacagaatatggactgagactatACTGAAggcagatgaaagtaatgagaaatagcagaaatgagaacagcgagacacttaacatcaggactggtgatcacaaagtaTATGAATTATATTCATTatattctgctaactaggcagcacaATAACCCAtgagactgataaggtaaggaatgaggggttctctgcagaatcggcaagaaaaggaatatatgggaaacactgacatgaagaagggacaggataacaggacatctgttaagatggtactacagggaactgtagagggtaaagactgtagaggaagactgagataggagcacatccagtaaataattggggATGTAGGTAGCAACAGCTACTCTGAGACAAgaaggttagcgcaggagaggaaaaCAATGTACTATGCTAAATTCTGCATATAGTTTAAATTAATTCAGAGGAAACATTTTCAAAAGTAACCATTTCAATAGCAGATATGGAAACTAATGGATAACTATGGGGTATTATAAAGTCCTCCTACGCATATAATTTCTCAGTTGTTTACAAAAGCACTGCACTAATCCACAGATCTTGGATGACTATCATAGGTAAAAAAAGATTCACAGGAGGATACTTGATGCAGAAAAAAAACCATCCAATGACAAAAATAACATGTAATGCATATAATAAAAGCAAAGTAGTACGGGATTTCATAATACATGAAACTGGAAAAGGCAGACACATATAACAACAAACAAATCAAAGATGAGGGCTGAGTAGCAGAAAACCCTCTACAGTTggaaaattttgtatgtatgttcctAAAACATATGTAGCACTGACAATGAATTACACTGCAAGCACAATGATGATGTTGCCTACAAAAGAGCATGAAGTCATAAAGATACttcataaagtaaaaaataaaaagacagTAGGCATGGAGAATGGTCTAGTCTCTGTTCTGGAGACATGTACAGACAGCATACAAACACCGTTATCAAACACaataaatgagtcctttagttCAGGTAtcaggtgtgatcaaaaagtaagaggAATTTTGAATATTTCGTTTATTTCTGATGGGTCAAAAAGTTTATAGATGTTTTCGAGTGCTAAGTGAATTTTTACATTCGAAAAAGATGGATTAAAGAATCTGCatcaaattttgcttgaaaaatggaatgaagtgcaTCACTGCaattgaaatgttgactgtggccgttggtgaatctactaagagtaaaACAAAAGTTTACAAGTGTTTGAACGTTTCAAAGTGGATCAAGAAGATGTTGAAGACAGCAAATGGACCCCCAGCACATCAATTACttatgacaatgtggaagaagtaaggaCAATGGTTCTGGAAAAATCATCAAATCCCTGttggagaggttgctgatgatgttggtATATTCCTTAGCTCATGGCAAGcaatttttcagatgttttgggcatTAAATGTGTAGCCTCAAAGTTTGTTCttaaattgttgaattttgaccatAAACAATGTTGTGTACACATCATTCATCCCAAGGAGCATTTGACAAGTTTCATCACATCaaaaggttcttctcactgttttcttcaattacAATGGGATAATACATCATGAGTTTCTGTCTTATGGTCAAAAAGGAATGCTATCTGGATGTTACGCACTGTTTGGATGAAGCAATTTGTAGAAAACAACCAGAAATGGGGCGAAACCACTCATGGAAAttacatcacgataatgctcccatTCACACCTCAATGGTTGTGTGTTACTTTGCCTAAAAACAAAACCGTTATGGTGCTTCAGCCACCACATTCATCGAACATGGCCCCCAGCaacttctttctattcctgaggctgaagaAAACCATGAAAGAACGTCGTTTGGCTATCACTGatacaataaaaacagaattgCCAAAGGAGCTGAACATCATAATGAAATGTGAGTTATAGACGTGCTTTCAAGAAAGGAAAAAGTGACTGCACAAGTTTATTATATCTGAAGGGGACTAAGTTGTTGTTGATGAATACATATTgtttaagaaaaacaaaatttcacaatactttttgatcacacctcatatttTTCCAGAGTATCTAAAGCACACATGAGTTGTGGTGTTACTAAAGGAAGGTAATGTAGAAAGTACAGAAAACTGCAGAACAGTTTCACTATTGTCAGTATTCTCAAAATAGTTAAATCAGTCATAACAGACTAATCTGTTATGTGACGAAAGACAAAATTTTTAGCAAAGCacgtttggtttccaaagtgggaaACTTAGAATATCAGACATTACAGAGTTCGTAGAAGTGGTACTTGAATCTCTTGACAAGGATGACTGTGTTACAGATGCACTCTTGGACTTGTCCACAGTTTTTGACACTGCTAAACATAAAATACTACTAATAAGCTAAAAGCACTAGATGTCAGAGGAATAGGCAACAAATGGTTTCAGTCTCACTTGGAAAACAGGTTGCTATACGTTCACATGTCTGCTGatgataaatttttagtaaaacaaagaaacacataaacacacatgtTCCTTATAGTAGTGTACAGGATCCAATAATGGCTTTCCAGACAGTACAAGACACagagaaaaaattctctttgctaatGACAGCAGTGACACAGCCACTGATAAAACATGAGAACTCCTATTACAGAAAGGAAATGAAACCCTCAAGAATTTTTTGCAAGTGGGCAGTAGCCTACATAATAAATTAACAATGCACAGAAAAGAAACAAATAGTATGCATTTCATCATAACAAGGGAAAGCAATTCTGTCACATTAAGCGTAGATGATAAATCTATAGATCGTGTAGCAAACACAAAGTTTTTACAGATGAATATTGATTAGCATGGAATAAACACAAAGGTCCAGGTAcaataatgtcatcagcatgtttcACTCTTAGAGCTGAATCACCAGTTTGTAAGACCCGAAGTCTTGTTGTGATATACTACTCTTTTCTTTTCTTAGCTATAGGATTCTTTTCTGGGAATTGAAGGCATAAAACAAGGACACAATTTTTAAACCGTAGAAAagggccataataataataataataataataacaataataatcagaaTTTGAAGTTGGGCTGCTTGTAAAGAACTGTTTAAAAAAACTGAGTATCTTTACTGCACCTGTTATGTATCATTCCcctttaaaaatgtgtgtgtgtgtgtgtgatgcagtcTTCATTATACTGAAAGTGATATGCTTCAACCTACACTGAACTTTATTAAAGTAATATACAAAGCACTTTTTGTGTAACAAATTTCATATGTTGTTCAGTAAGATATAAAATCTTTATCCATTCAATACTTTACAAGATAGAGAACATTATATGAATATCCACCTCAAGTTTTTATATTAGAATGACATTTCAAAGGTCTTCTTCTGTTTTGTGCTGATGTCAAGCCTTATTGTTACACACTTATTCTGTGGCTCCAACCACCCCACCTTGAAGACAAGCAGGGGTCCCCTGAACACTTGCCACACACAAAAACAGATAACAAAAATCTCCTAACAGCTGCATATTCTTAATAAATAAGGTACTCCGTGTACCACAAGGTCCTGAGTAAGTGTTTTTCTTTCTGCACTACTACAGGAACCTCCCTAAAATTAATcatttctcttatcttacctttatTTCAACAGTTCTATTAGTGTCAGCTCCAGACTGATCAACTACTAAGTTGTCGTTATTGCTAATTTCAGACTTCACACTATCTGCTTGCACAAATGTCTTACCAACTGATCTATGGGTCTTCTTGATCATGGGAAATAGTGTTGGACAGGAAATCAAAGCAATTTTTCCACTCTCACCAGCTGCCTTCACTGCTGCTCCTGCCAAGATACTAGTGGTTTCATCATCATACCAGAACTGACTTAATTGCTGTAAGAGGAGAAGAATAACAATCAAGAAAGATCATTCAGTAAGAGTAAACTACAACTTTAATATTCCAACATTTACACTATCTAAAGATTTCGCTAGCAGTTAATGCAAGACATTAGTCGACAATTCATACATTCTCTGAAGTTCAGCAAAAGAACAGTGCTTTGTCAAAAAGTTTGAAAAGGAAAATGTTGATGAAAAGCAGTTACGACTTTTATTTGTGGACCTAGAGAAAATGGTCAACAATGTAAGGTGAAATAAGACGTCATTAATCCTCAAACACAAGGTAAAAATAAAGTGAAGAATAAGTAATCTACAGCAGCTCAGTAAAAGCAATATGTGAGGCTGATCAAGAAATAAAAGTCTATATGAAGAAGGATGTGAGTCAGAATCATAACTTATCACCATTGTTTTTAACTATCATGCAAAAGAaaaaggagggaggagggggggggagggggggagggggaaggagggagagagtAAGAGAAAGTGCTGTAAGGAGGAGGAAAGAGCAAGGTAAGTTGATACCAATGGTTATTTACATAGATGTAGTCATTCTGGCCAAAAGTAAAGAAGGAACAGGAGACCTCTTGAAAGATCAGATAATTCAAAGTTTGAAGACATGGAGGAAGGCATTAAACCCGTCAAAGACATGATTTTTCacaaaaaaacatatttctgaGTACTGAAAAGCTATTACACTTAGTGGTACCTATAGGTCATTTGCTAAAATTATTAAACCAAAGTTAATAAACTCatcaacaaaaaatgtaaaaataaagttgTTGTTGCTTTTATATATTTTAAGAAGGTAATTACTTAAAAAATATATCTTGTATGTAATATTACTACTGATTTTCTTGTTTTTTATACAGCATCCACCCACCCTGTTCCTCTCTAATAAAACATACATCctgattttaattattttggtcATCTTGTTTTTGTCTTCTCACTTCTGataatgcaattttttatttttatgatatttaatagtttttatttaagtttttttttcttatttaattcttcttttaaCTCTCCTTACCTGTAATGAGATTGTAAAATTCTGCACTCTCTTGTCCTGTCACAGAGTTGCTCCAGATATTTTCACCTACAACCACCATAAACATACTCTGCAAGCCTCCACACTGTGCATGCCAGAGGGGACCTTCTACCACAACAAGTCATTCTCTTCTCTATTCCATTCACAAATGCAGCGAGAGAAAAATGATTGTCCATACGTCTCTATATGAGCCCTAGTTTTCCTTaccttgtcttcatggtccttacgtacAATTAACGTTGTTGGCAGTAGAATCATACTGCAGTCAaccacaaatgctggttctcaatAGTCTTTCACAAACAGAACATTAACTTCTCAGACCATCTCTGTAATACTCTAAACTTCTCAGACCATCTCTGTAATACTCGCGTGTTTTATCGAACCTACCAGTCACAAATACAGCAGCATGCCCCTGACttgcttcaatgttttcctttaatctgaaATGGTTTGGATCCTAAACacttaagcagtactcaagaatggctgCACTATTATATTAATGAGGTCTCCTTTTTCGATGAGCTACAATTTCCTAGAtttcc
This region includes:
- the LOC126418358 gene encoding EEF1A lysine methyltransferase 1; translation: MSDSEDEPQLSAHALAALQEFYTEQAVKEAEVQDVLRTNKVEELKLDENWQLSQFWYDDETTSILAGAAVKAAGESGKIALISCPTLFPMIKKTHRSVVKLFEYDRRFALYGDDYIFYDYKSPLQIPESFQHYFDVIVADPPFLSDECLSKTCETVKFLTRSKIILCTGAVMENLASRLLDVRKSYFQPKHKNNLANEFSCFTNCEELLDKDSLKSFI